The following DNA comes from Kryptolebias marmoratus isolate JLee-2015 linkage group LG23, ASM164957v2, whole genome shotgun sequence.
CAGTCAAGTGTCCAAAGTACAGTACGAAGGCATGTCTTACGAGTGaccaagtaaataaaacaaatgaactcaGCCggcttaaatttaaaaagtcatgtttaACAAACAGAGGCACACAATCTCTGCTGAAAGTGGCGGGAAACTCGAGCCACGGCTAACCCTAACTGCACTGTGGGGCTGATTGTTTACCACACAACCGTTTAAGATGAGTTTCTTCAAATTTGAGGATCTGACAGAAtttagacttgtttttattttaaaataaagataaaaaacactaaaagattTGTTATTCAGCAAGTTTTAGAGCTGCTAAGGAGCtagctgttcttttttttgtctttgttcggaactaaaacaaacagcaagagATAGAATAGCATAAGAATGATTTTAATTATTCCAATACAACTTTTTATACTTCTTCAGTTCTATTTAAAATCTTATATAAATGGTCACAACCGAGTAGCTTCATTAGTGAAATCACTGATGGTTTGACATGATTGCTAGCTTATCTTCTCTGTGCTCCTGAGTTTATTTACCAATCTGGCAACTACATAAAACTAGTATCGTCTCAAAATAACTTGCAAGAAAGAACACCGCATTGAATATAACTCAAAAGAGGGAAGCTGGaaatcaaaaaaacacaaccttcaACCTCTATGCACACAAGTTGAGAGATTAGCATCTTCCTGTAGCTAACAGATTTGCTAAAACGGGGCTAAACGTTTGTTTTTAGGACACTGCAGAAGTCGGGGTTAAGAATTAGccaattattttacaaattacTGAGGTTTTACCACGTCAGAAGCTGAAATTCTGTGTTGTAAAGTCTGAATTTAGACAAATCAGGCTCAGTATTTGTTTCCGTTTGTGGCCACAGTATGTTTAACTCGGGAACAAATGCCATTAagctacatttaaaatgtgtcttgtgtcagattatttttaagCAAGGTTTAGGAGAAGACTACGGTTGCTAAACCCATATTGACGTACAGAGTCAGTGGGAAGCCACAGTCGAGACCTTTTCAGTTTGGCTCCACGTCACAATGAACAATGCAGTCCGTCACACTCTACCACACAGAAAAGTGTTGGCGCTGTATATTCTCCTGATTGTCAGTCATAAAGAGTTCTAGCTTGTTTGGCAggttttgagaagaaaaaaaaacaaacgtggGCTCAGCGGGTGGTCGGCCCTCAtttattgctgttgttgctgctgtccagGTCTTTGCACTGCAGTTCTCCGCCGGCGTAGTTGATGCTGGGGATCTTATCGCCGAAGCGGTCCACGCACCAGCAGATGCCCCGCTTCCGACCGCGAGACGGCTTACACTGCAGGATGGAAGAAGTTAGAGCGTCACGGTTACAGAAAAACCTCCtccttttgaaataaatgcacGACTAAGGATGCATCCGGACCTGTTTGCGCTTGAAGAAGCCCTTCTTGTCACAGTTGGGTATGTACAAAGAAAGAGCCAAGACCCGAGAAGTGTCCTTCATGCTGTGAACGAGACTATCTAGTTTTCTCCTGCAGGGTCCCTTCATGCAAACACAGGAAATTATTAGGTTGCAAAGGTGAAAGATCAAAATGCCCTGAAGTCTTTTCtggtttaaactaaaacactcAAACTTTAATCATCTCTGTAATCTCCAAATCACTTACAATTTCTGGCTCCAGCTTATCCAGACTCGGTGACGGTTCTCGGTTGTTGACGGGTCCCGGTCTGGCCAGATGCTTCATGCGGTCCTTGGCTAGCTTCATGGCCTGGGCCTTGCGACTGCTGATGTGATCTCCATATAAGGGCACCTTGGTCTGTGCTGGCTCTGTGACACAAGAGGGCTTCATCAGCAGGTGATCGAGAATTCAAGAAAACGTCCTTCAAAGTTTCTTTCAACTGTTGCTCAAATTAAACTGAAGCTGGCAACGAATTGCCACcgtcaaaaacagcaaaagacaTGAGCTAAACCAAAAGTTCAGCTGCTTTGAATAAGAACTGTAGCAGAGACTTCAGTATTCAAACATCCCTAATAGGTCAAATAAACAAGGGAATAATGATAAAACTACTCGTTTCACCTGTTtctatcattttaaaacttaatttaaatccTGGAAATTATTTAAAGACCCCAAAATTGTTGCTTCACGCCCCAGAGTGGGGTCCccaccccaactttgggaaccccTGGCCAGCAGTGAGgggtagggagcaggtggaagagagcctgcaGAGGTGGACAGACGCAGTGGAGAAACGAGGACTGAAAGTTTGGTAAAAACGAGACGGAGGCGGATGATCTGCTGCAGCCGAAACGAGACAACTAATATCAGAGGGGAGCTGCCGTTTCCGCAGAATCGTTGGTTATTTGCTCAGGGACGTTACAAATTACAGACACGGCTGGATTAAAACACCCCAATTCTTGCAACCCAACTTAAAGGTGTAATAGTTATTTGCAAGCAGGGCTTCAAAGCATTTTTCGGATGCTTTTATGAGTCGAGTCAAAATCAAGAGCTCTGCCACCTGGAACTGGAACTGGAACTACCGAAGTGGCTAAAACGAAAAACTCAAGGACACAAAGCCGGAGAGCCCTTTTTGGAAACACAACACAAGGTGATGATTTCACTGCGAAGGTTAGATGCTTATTTAGCACACTTAGTGGCGGCTGGCCAGCTTCAGGCCGAGCGTGTTGACACGAGGGACAACACAGCCTACATTTATGGCAAGTTAGGTTGGTATATGCAGACAAggggttttaaacttttatagcAAGTGACCCAAATTAGATATTTAGTCTCACCCTGGCACCCAGGCCTGTGCAAACATGCTATTACTCTTGTCATGTGGCAAGCCACCAGAAACAGCCACAACCCATTTTGGGTCCCAAACCCACCCCCCCAGCCCTCATTGAAACCCGTCCAAACGTGTGTCTTTCGTCTGCGCAAAAACGCGGCGCTGTGGAAAAAATCCTGGGGGTCGCACTCTGCCTTATTGTCCCCGCCCTTTATTCATACAACCGCAGCTGGGGATTTCTGTCCCCGCtgatgtttcatttcatttctggCCTTAAACAGACATTATCCTTGTTCTAAGCCACAGTTGGCCCCCGCTTGCGCTGCTGTGTCACGCACTCGCTTCCGTTTCGTCGCGTAAACCTCGGCCTCGGTCTGATTGCTAAGCTACGAAGCCAGCGGTGACGAAACGAGGTCACAGCCACTCTGCGAGCGACGACGTCATCCGTCCTTTCCCTTGATTACGagactgtcagaaaacaaaatgacttgtGAGTCCAATCAAGCCTTCCCCTGCTAATCCTcaagctgctttatttatttatttattttggaagaTTTAGTCTCTGGAAACTCTTCCCCTTGCAAGcccttctttcctttttttttcaaaccatgTTTTGGCCTTTCTTCTGTGCAACATCTGGAAAAATCAAGCAACCCCATCCAGCTGATATTAGAGCTACAACGTTTGCAGATActcttttttcctattttaagcccaaattaaaatctgaatgaCAGCTTGAGCTTGAGCGCGCACCACGGCGAGTGCGTGCACGTGTTTCTGGCTCGGTTTCAGGATCCTCTCGAGCGTCAGTAGATCTAGCGCGCGCCATCCTTGAGTGTGCATTTAAATCTCTGCGTGGACAGAACCCAGGAGCTGACGGAAAGCTTGGCTTGCAGATataaaggaggggagggggaatCGGTAACCCACGCTCCGGCTGCATTCTGCTGAATCACTGCACAGCCTGGGCCTGCCTGCAGCGCTGCGACCAAGAGACGGAGCGGGAAAGGCGCAAAGAAAAGGTGACACAAAAATCTGCTTCCAACCTGCAGGGAAAAGATCAATGTGGGAGCGGAGGGATGGAGAAGAATAaggtggaggagatgaagagggaCCGCAGCCAGAGAGGGGAAACAAGAGAAGACGTTGTGGGACAGGAGAGAATGGAGAGGACAAAAAGGTGGGTCAGGTAGGGGGGGAGAGAACAGCTGATAGATGAGgaaaagatggaaagaaaaaaaaaaaacctgggacaacataaaaaaactgctgaagaaAGGAAAGGAATAAAAAGTGATTTCACACTTAAAGGACAACGAGAGCAACATTTTCCCCTGCAGACACAAAGCCCCACCTGTGATCCTcgctcttgtttttgtttaatgNNNNNNNNNNNNNNNNNNNNNNNNNNNNNNNNNNNNNNNNNNNNNNNNNNNNNNNNNNNNNNNNNNNNNNNNNNNNNNNNNNNNNNNNNNNNNNNNNNNNNNNNNNNNNNNNNNNNNNNNNNNNNNNNNNNNNNNNNNNNNNNNNNNNNNNNNNNNNNNNNNNNNNNNNNNNNNNNNNNNNNNNNNNNNNNNNNNNNNNNNNNNNNNNNNNNNNNNNNNNNNNNNNNNNNNNNNNNNNNNNNNNNNNNNNNNNNNNNNNNNaaaaaaaaaaaaaaaaaaaaagcctgagaTGACAGCTCGATCGGCTCTGACTGGTGACAGAGTTCAGGGGGGTCAAAGAGGCTCGATAATGTCGGCTCATGTTCAAGAGAccccctccctcttttttttaacaccctCCACCCTAAGAGAAGAATCTCCGAAGTATTTGGAAATCCCGACAGAAGGATTCAATACGGCACTGAGctcatcttttcttttgcattaaTCTCAGATGTTAAAGGCTGCATGCTTTCTTTAATAAACGGCAACAGGCTGCAGAAAGAAGGCCTGAAAAAGCAGGAAACCAAACACTTCCATCTTTCTGCTGTCATACATGAAAGCCAAAGAACCACCTTCTGCAACACAGAACAGCACAAACACTGCATGTTGCATGCCACAGATTTAAACCTAAATCTTGTCCGATTTGTTAGCgcttacagtatgtgttggggacgactctcagctactaccattcCATGTTTTAAGTCAGTGTGTGTAAAATTTGCTCAGTTATTGtcgtttttgtctttgttaaagtGGGTTAGATTGAGCTGGGTGAACTCcagaagtgaatcagttgtagatgttggagtggttcaggagatattttgctaacagacagattagGGATGcatggtggggggtgggggtcgCCGGTACCTTTGGCTGGGTGCAGCAGTTTGTACAGCTTCTCGTTCCTGCACACGCCGCGGCCGTGCAGGAGCGCGTGCAGAGGCTTCTCCTCGCCGTTCTTGGGCAGGCAGCGGAGCCCGCGCGCGCACGGCCCCGTGTACACGCCGCACGGCCGGCCCTCCTCGAGCGCGCACGTCAGGCAGCAGCCGCAGCCGGGCTCCTTGACGGGCTGGCAGCCCAGCGGCACCGGGGGGCACATGGACAGGGCCTTGGGGTCGCACGGCTCGCACGGCACGAAGGACGCGCCGCAGCCGCCGGGGATgctcagcaggaggaggaggaggagtggggggAGGAGGGNNNNNNNNNNNNNNNNNNNNNNNNNNNNNNNNNNNNNNNNNNNNNNNNNNNNNNNNNNNNNNNNNNNNNNNNNNNNNNNNNNNNNNNNNNNNNNNNNNNNNNNNNNNNNNNNNNNNNNNNNNNNNNNNNNNNNNNNNNNNNNNNNNNNNNNNNNNNNNNNNNNNNNNNNNNNNNNNNNNNNNNNNNNNNNNNNNNNNNNNNNNNNNNNNNNNNNNNNNNNNNNNNNNNNNNNNNNNNNNNNNNNNNNNNNNNNNNNNNNNNNNNNNNNNNNNNNNNNNNNNNNNNNNNNNNNNNNNNNNNNNNNNNNNNNNNNNNNNNNNNNNNNNNNNNNNNNNNNNNNNNNNNNNNNNNNNNNNNNNNNNNNNNNNNNNNNNNNNNNNNNNNNNNNNNNNNNNNNNNNNNNNNNNNNNNNNNNNNNNNNNNNNNNNNNNNNNNNNNNNNNNNNNNNNNNNNNNNNNNNNNNNNNNNNNNNNNNNNNNNNNNNNNNNNNNNNNNNNNNNNNNNNNNNNNNNNNNNNNNNNNNNNNNNNNNNNNNNNNNNNNNNNNNNNNNNNNNNNNNNNNNNNNNggggggagggggagggggaggggtgggTAGTGGCACGAGTCCAGATCTGCCAGATATAACGAGGCGATGCTGCTGAAGGAGACTTTTCTGCCTCTTCACAACAGATCTGTAAAAAGAGAACAAACGTTGGTATATGTTGCTCTAAAAACCTGGAAATGTGTAAGAGgcattaatgcacccccataccatcagagaggcaggctggatgtTTTGGACCCGTTCTGCTCTTTgttccagaggagacacatctgttcacatctggcttcttctctgcctgatagagctttaagcagcgtctgtggacggcacggtgagctgtgtttacagacagtgttcctgagcagaaccagaaccagccttgacctttgacctcagaggtttctccagattcttcaaaTCTTCTGACGATATTATGAGCTGTATATACTGGTTCCAGTTctccattgaggaacattattctgagtTTGTTCCACTAGTTTCAGGTAGTTTTcctcagcctggtgaacctctgcccatctttactccTGTCAGATTCAGCCTCCAAAGTTCTCTTCTTTTTACCcactcctctgactgacctgttgTCAGTTAATTAAATTTGATGCTaaatgttcctccagctgttttcttATTAGAACCACTTACTTTCACAGCCTTTTGCTGCTCCCGTCCAACAATTTTAAGATctattgctgccataaaacaaaaaaacaacttttttttccttcaaaaatgTAGAAtcaaacatttgacatgtttactatgttccatgtgtgacatcttgcagtaACTCCCCACAGCAGATAGGCTCGATTTGAGTTCTTCTCTAATTGTTTCTCGTGTTTGTGTCAGCTTGCTGCACATGAAGCCTCAGTTGGAAGATTTCAGTCCAAAACACATGGAGCTTGGAATGGATTCTGAGCTTAATCAGAATCCTTGTTCAGTCTGACCTCTGTGAAGGGAAGCGATACGTGATACACAATCACGGCTTTCCCCAGAGGAGCTGACATTTGGATCCACGATAAACCCGAGTGAGGCAGACACCCTCATACGTCTCGTCGGAAACCTTTTGGTGAAAACGCTCGGCGTAATCCAGAGCCGAGGGCGGGTTCCTGCACGGAAACCAGAAAGCCTTTATAATTTCCCTCGTATCGCTCAGTCTCTCTGTTCTGCCAAAGTATTTGAGCTTTAAACATTCGAGACATTCCGTCTcaagcaaaacaaatgaatcCTCCAAAGATGTGCTCAAAGTTCCAGATCGGGCTCACAAACACCCACTCGCAGTGACCTTGTTTTATGACTCGGCGAGGTCCGGTGAGACGAGCGGTCATAAGAGAGCTCATAACTCACTTGATGTTTTGGCAGATTGTAATACAAGCATGAGGATTTCAGATGATGAGCACGTTAGCGAACCATCTGGGGACCgagatgaattattttattacttctgACCCGGGTCATGTTCCTTCTCTTGTTGTCGTTTCCTGATTATTAAATGTTCTTCGCCTCCTTGTTTGCGTCTCGTTCCTACAGTGAGGTAAATAAACCCAGTGTTGGTCTTCGTCGCCGTGCTGAAACTGACCTTTAAACCCACTCTGATTAAAGCTTTTGTTCTATCTCTGTGTCAAGTTTCACTTCCTCTTTCTCCCCGCAGCCCCCCGCCCCTTCTTTGAAACTTCGCCGGCAAATTCTTTTCAGATCATTCGACCCTTGTTTGCCTTTCCGTCTTGACCTTTGCGCCGTATCGGGTGGCTGGCGACGTCACGAGTGACGAAAAAGGTCGGCTCCGTGTCGCACACCCAGCCGTTTCGCATCTCTTGTTACGTGCAGCAGctcgaagaagaagaagaagaagaagaggaagctTTAATTGGAATATCTGAGAGGCAAGTCCAAGGAAGGTTTAACAGAAAGCccaaagaggaataaaaaaagatttgttccGGTTAAACGGGAGCAAAACACAGGGGCATAATGAGCCGgatgatgaatggatgaacGAAAGAAAGAGAAGACGACATTGAGGACACCAACATTACAGCAATCATCAAACTACAAACCAACCCCAACATCACCTTTTAGGCGATGGAAAGAAAACCAATCAAACAAaacgttaaagctgctgccagtcattgtggtcaccatggtaaccacacacctgtgtttgtcactccctgactgccaagttaatgagaggcaggcAGAAACGCAGACTGAAAATAAGCCTCTGCAAGTCGGATCCTCTTCAGCCGGACTTTCTCTTGCTCGTTTGATTCATAAATGGAAGATTCTGACCACAAGGCAGCACATCGGCATCACTAAGCTAGCAGGAGGGTAAAACcagataaaacacacagataTTACAGCAATCATCAAACTACAAACCAACGCAGCTACAGCCCAAAACCCCAACATCACCTTTTGGGCGATGGAAAGAAAACCTGCAAGTTCAATCTCCCCACCTAATGTAAAGCAAGGGTTATCTGTCGGCTCTGTCAGAGTCTGGTTTGGTTAGACTCCTGCACAGGCTACGTCTGAGTCAGCTGCTGTGTAATATCCGACTCAGACGATGCTCAAAGCGTGCCCGAAGAAATGCAGGGTCAACGTCAGAATTTGATCCTACTTGTAGGGTCGTAACGGTAACTAAGATTTGTGTTTCAGAACCTGGATTTTAATGCTTTAATCCAGTCATAGTCCAGCGTTTGGGAATCTGTAACGCACCAAAAggagtttctttctttccagcTTGTTTCAGGTAACAGACAGCAGCTGACCCAGTGCCAAAGCTCTCCGGGTGAAAGGCCCCACACAGCCTCCTGGGTTCACCCACACAGGTGTTTCCACTTTCTGCAGCTCATTAGAGCTCCTCCAGGTTCTGTTCAGGCACGCACAGACCGTTCTGGTTTGACGGCATCTTGTGTTTCTTGTTAGCTTTGCTGCACCTGCTGGGACGGGTCGGATCGCAGCTTCAGCGCTCCTGCTGCCACGTGAAGGCCAACGCCACAGCCGAGGAGGTCTAATTAGTCAATTTAATCAAAAACTTAAAGCtgacaagcaaacaaagaagatataaaaataattaaaacagcagGAAAGGTTAACAAACAGCTTTGTTCTTGATGAAACACCTGCGACTtgagggaaaaagaaagtcaaataaaaCTGGAATTCCCTGAAGGAACATATCACCTGTTGCCTTGCAAGgccaaagatttaaagaaagatgatgctagtgctcagagtatgcgttgGGGATAagtatcagctactaccacacctaatcttagcacagtatttgtaaaattgactgagtcagAGCTAATTTTGAGTTAGCTGTAGTGATCATTTTAGATTTGACTGATTCTAAAGCTAGTTTGAGTAAAGTTCATtcattggtttatgagatattttgctaacagacaaacaaggttgataCCAAGAGTTACTGCTAACATTTTAGGTGAAAATATCACATAGTATGTAGTGAACAAAGTGTATTTTGGGTTCAATGCTCATCTACTtccacaccagatttgagctcaaaatctataaaattGCCTAACCTATGTCCATTTGTGTTTCacaagttcagttggctgtggcagccatcttgtattgtcTTCCATCTGAaatataatcagttgtagaggtacacacaatgattgttttctgaaagtttcattaacacccatccagtgtttcatgagatatttagcaaAAAAACCAGATGGAGTCGactggtttaaaaacagatctcactTCATCAGCTGGTGCTTAGTGGATGTGTTAGGGATGatgatcagctactaccacaccagattttagctcaatgtttgtaaaactgacagggTTATAGCCATTATGGTGTTCTCTAAGGTTTATTAGCTGTAGTGGCTCTTAAAAGGGGCTTAATCAGGTCCAGATAAACATCCGGTGACTCATTTCTgagattttaatcaaaatctgtcccctgattcatgagatattttgctgaaagacaaacaactgTGCAGACAGATACAAGCAAATACATGATCACCTTCACTGGGATAGTTTTCATGGCGGCAGGCAATAATTATTCCACAATTACTCATTAAACAAAGGCCCGTatgtctgcatgttttcagtGACTGAAGACGCTGAAACTATCTTTCAACGTGTTTTTATCATCCTAAAAATTTTCTAAAGCAGCTCCAGAAACGTTTCaagggaaaaacagaaatgtttgcagGATTCACTTGGGACTCGGAGTGGATATGCCACCCACCTTCCATGTGAGATCTTTAGAAGATCCCCCTCCTCACGTGACAGCatacaaattttgtttttaatgtaccAATTCTTCCGCTGGATGGGTGCAATCAGAAAAGTGTCGATTTGATTATTATTTACCCAAAAAAGGGGTCATTTTAGGGGTCAGTTAAACGAGACCCTAAAGTATAATAGAAACGACACCTGGCTGACTGCTTCTGGAGCTTTGGAGAACGAGCTGCAGACGAGGCTGACAGAATAAACCCCCGAAAAGTCCAATAATTTCTCTCATTTAGTCTTCAGCTTCCATTAAGGTTTGTATCATAAACCGAGGAGATCGGTGGTTGATTGGCAGCCAGGAATAGAGAGgtagtttaaattaaaacacacgTTCAGCAGCCAAATGATGTCATGCTGCTTGTGCTTGCATACCCTGCAGTGCTGGTTTACATCCAACTCCTATGGCAGCATAAAAAAATTGTATGTGGTTGAAAAAGATGCATGCATATGTTGTATTTTAAACTACTGGTTCAAAACCGTTTGTGGGTTTCCTAAATTATAGTGTTGTGGGCACTCTACTCtgaaaaatgtaagtttttaacTATGACAAGAAACCCAAAGGAAAAGCTCTGTTCTCAGAAATTATATCACCAACAATAGTGTTCAAGCCGTTTTTCTTTCACCCCCCCCTTTCATCTTTGattctctcctctttctccgCCATTGTTCATCGTCTTCTGTCTCCAGCTTGGCTTTCATTTCCTGACCTACTTTGTTATCTGTCAAAAGACGCCGATTTGCTTGGTGAGAGAAACGAAGCTCGAGTCAACTTCAATCATGTCTGAGTAGAGTAAATTATCAAAGGGAGAGGAAAGGAGCAACCTCAGCACGAAAATGCTTCAGAGGAATGATACAATCTATGGGAAACGTTGCACAAGTGTCGTATTTCTCTCATTCCCCTAGATCTCAGGCCAACGTGCTGCATAACAAGGAAAGAGACggcaaaaaaaaatggattccAGACAATGAAATAATTCTTGTGAACAGGATACCTCAGGAGCTGGAGCTGTTAGATCTTttcagtggtttttattttgtgatcaAACATGGAAATCTGGTGAAGGATTCAACTGCAGGGTGGGCAAAACGTCATCAGATAGACTCAAGAACAAATACCAACAAAGAATATATCAGATTCTTATCACGAACTGGTTAGTTTCTAAAGAAATCCTGAACGCAgttgctgccagtggctcatctggtcaccatggtaaccaccaATGCCTCTTGTTCTACtgttagaacctctaggaaccacaagtaaacctgcagtttgagagtGAAGGAAAATATGGCTGTCGAATAattttacctaatggaagcatatatagAATAAAGAGTAaaggtccaagcactgaaccctgaggaactccacgAGAAACTTTGGTGTTTGAAGAACCTTCGTTATTaacaacaaactggaatctatcaaataaatatgatttaaaccatttctgaGCTGCTCCTGGAATCCCcatatcatgttcaagcctctgtaaaaGAATATTATGATCgattgtatcaaatgcagccctgggatctaacaggacaagtatggacacatgtccactgtctaacaggacaagtatggcgacatgtccactgtctgaggccaagctctaaaccctgactcaaactcctcaaacagattatttctgtccagatgttcatacaattgatttgcaactattttcttcagattttttgagaggaatgggagattagatataggtctataattggccagaacTCCTGAGTCAAGATTGGGTTTCTTAAgtaaaaggtttaattacagcaaccaTAAAGGTCTGTGGTACATAACCGTTCATTAGAGACAAATTGAGCAGATCCGAAAGGGGAATATTAATGAAGGGAAATACCTCTTCGAACAGTTTAAACAgtgcagaaaacatttcatttacaaTCTGGTCTGTCCACAGGATATGAAGAAACTTCTCTCCACACTTGTTAGATAAATACTCCCAAAACGACGACTTTCCATCAACTTTTAACTCCaacaagtcatttttaattCAATCAGCCTCTTCTACTTGCAGAAACATGTGCTTTTGGTTAAAGATATTAGTGCGGTTTAAAATCCCTGGTAATCCATCTGCATGGAGCTGGTTGGGGATCAGAAGATGACTGGTCGATGTGACTGACGAGCTCGCGATACACTCAGAGCTTACTGTAAGCGACAAAGCCAAGGAAACCGCTGGAAATGTGCTGATGCAGCGTTGTGTTACcctcctcccacacacacacatacacacacccacacatgtaAAGGTTGAGTCAATTCCCAGAATAAAGTAAGCACTTGATTTTCAGAAAGAATAAAGAGTCCATGCTATTTAAACTACATCACATGACCAAGTAAAGGAGACAAACGAAAGATTTTATCACTCTTATGGGTCAGACTTTGACACATGACAGCCTATTCTTTATGGAAACAAATCATTTGCTATGTCAGTTTTTCATGCTTTACCATCAGCAGCAGGGCTTGTTTTGAGTTAATGGATGAAGAACTGGGTAAATCCCGTAAGCAGTGATTAAGCTTAGTTCCACCTACAGAAGCTCAAACTCCATTAAGGGAAATTCCCGGGCAGAA
Coding sequences within:
- the igfbp5a gene encoding insulin-like growth factor-binding protein 5a, coding for MCPPVPLGCQPVKEPGCGCCLTCALEEGRPCGVYTGPCARGLRCLPKNGEEKPLHALLHGRGVCRNEKLYKLLHPAKEPAQTKVPLYGDHISSRKAQAMKLAKDRMKHLARPGPVNNREPSPSLDKLEPEIGPCRRKLDSLVHSMKDTSRVLALSLYIPNCDKKGFFKRKQCKPSRGRKRGICWCVDRFGDKIPSINYAGGELQCKDLDSSNNSNK